In Rahnella aquatilis CIP 78.65 = ATCC 33071, one DNA window encodes the following:
- the cydC gene encoding heme ABC transporter ATP-binding protein/permease CydC: MKTLLPYLALYRRHWFRLSLGVILAIVTLLASIGLLTLSGWFLAASAVAGIAGLYSFNYMLPAAGVRGAAIFRTAGRYAERLVSHDATFRVLAHLRVFTFTKIMPLSPGGIARFRQADLLNRLVADVDTLDHLYLRVISPLVSALVVILLVTFGLSFLDITLALTLGTIMLVLMLLLPVIFYRAGKPAGRELTALRSDYRMQLTSWLQGQSELVVFGAQPRFRQRLNDIEQRWMLRQQQQAKLTGLSQAMVIAAAGLTVTLMLWLAAGGISQFPQPGALIALFVFTPLAAFEALGPVAAAFQHLGQVIASAQRVSQIIDQPADVTFPSQGPLAGEQISLSLKNVNFTYPDQPLPVLKNITLDIRAGEHIALLGQTGCGKSTLLQLLTRGWDISRGTLEINGHPVTDYDEATLRKMITVVSQRAHVFNTTLRENLRMASPHSTDEQLAEALRKVDLHVLLENEGLNAWLGEGGRQLSGGEQRRIGLARALLHDAPLWLLDEPTEGLDAETEQHILALLHTHCQNKTLLLVTHRLHGLEALDRICVMEEGQIVEQGDHQTLAAAQSRYARFLARA, translated from the coding sequence ATGAAAACTCTTCTGCCTTATCTCGCCCTGTACCGCCGTCACTGGTTCCGTTTGTCACTGGGCGTCATTCTGGCTATCGTCACCTTACTGGCGAGCATCGGCCTGCTGACGCTTTCCGGCTGGTTCCTGGCGGCCTCTGCCGTGGCCGGTATCGCCGGTTTATACAGCTTCAACTACATGCTTCCCGCCGCCGGTGTAAGGGGGGCCGCCATATTTCGGACCGCAGGCCGCTACGCCGAACGTCTGGTCAGTCACGACGCGACCTTCCGCGTGCTGGCGCATTTGCGGGTGTTCACTTTCACAAAAATAATGCCGCTGTCGCCGGGCGGCATTGCGCGCTTCCGTCAGGCGGATCTGCTCAACCGTCTGGTCGCTGATGTCGATACGCTCGATCACTTATACCTGCGGGTGATATCTCCGCTGGTGAGTGCGCTGGTGGTGATCCTTCTGGTGACGTTTGGCCTGAGTTTCCTGGATATCACCCTCGCGCTGACGCTGGGCACGATTATGCTGGTGCTGATGCTGCTCCTGCCGGTGATTTTCTACCGCGCGGGAAAACCTGCCGGACGTGAACTGACGGCGCTGCGCAGCGATTACCGGATGCAACTGACATCATGGTTACAGGGGCAGTCTGAACTGGTGGTGTTCGGCGCTCAGCCACGCTTTCGCCAGCGACTCAATGATATCGAACAGCGCTGGATGCTGCGTCAGCAGCAGCAGGCCAAACTCACTGGCTTGTCGCAGGCGATGGTGATTGCCGCGGCCGGTCTGACCGTTACGCTGATGCTGTGGCTGGCTGCCGGTGGTATCAGTCAGTTCCCGCAACCGGGTGCGCTGATCGCGCTGTTTGTCTTCACCCCGCTGGCGGCATTCGAAGCGCTGGGACCTGTAGCCGCCGCATTCCAGCATCTTGGGCAGGTTATCGCCTCCGCCCAGCGCGTCAGCCAGATCATTGATCAACCTGCAGATGTGACCTTCCCGTCACAAGGCCCGCTGGCTGGTGAACAGATCAGTCTGTCGCTGAAAAATGTGAATTTTACTTATCCTGACCAGCCGCTACCGGTTCTGAAAAATATCACTCTGGATATCCGTGCCGGTGAGCATATTGCCTTGCTCGGTCAGACCGGTTGCGGTAAATCCACGCTGCTGCAATTGCTGACCCGTGGCTGGGATATCAGCCGTGGCACACTGGAAATTAACGGCCATCCGGTCACTGATTATGATGAAGCCACACTGCGCAAGATGATCACTGTCGTCAGTCAGCGTGCGCATGTGTTTAATACCACGCTGCGTGAAAACCTGCGCATGGCCTCACCACACAGTACCGATGAACAGCTTGCAGAAGCGTTGAGAAAGGTTGATTTACATGTGCTTTTGGAAAACGAAGGGCTGAACGCCTGGCTTGGTGAAGGCGGCCGTCAGCTTTCCGGCGGCGAACAACGTCGTATCGGACTGGCCCGTGCGTTATTGCATGATGCGCCGCTGTGGTTGCTGGATGAACCCACTGAAGGGCTGGATGCAGAAACGGAACAACATATTTTGGCACTGCTGCACACGCACTGTCAGAATAAGACGCTACTCTTAGTGACGCACCGTTTGCACGGTCTGGAAGCCCTCGACAGGATATGTGTTATGGAAGAGGGTCAGATTGTGGAACAAGGCGATCACCAGA
- the cydD gene encoding heme ABC transporter permease/ATP-binding protein CydD — protein MNKTRQQELIRWLKQQSSRAKGWIRLSMMLGLLSGLLILAQAWLMAGLLHNLIIEHTSRDALLQSFLLMALTFVLRALITWLREQVGFICGRVIRQEMRKLVLDRLEKLGPAWIRGKPAGSWASIILEQIEDMQDYYSRYLPQIALAGIIPLLILVSVFPINWAAGLILLVTAPLIPLFMALVGMGAADANRRNFVALARLSGNFLDSLRGLDTLRLFHRGTAETEQIKRSTENFRARTMDVLRLAFLSSAVLEFFASISIAVVAVYFGFSYLGELNFGSYGTPVTLFAGFLVLILAPEFFQPLRDLGAFYHAKAQAVGAAESLVTFLSAESADMGDGEQHWPAGQPVALEARDVIIQSPQGKTLAGPLTFTIQSGQRIAIVGLSGAGKSSLLNVLLGFLPYQGSVTAGGIELKSLRNDEWRKQLSWVGQNPHLPEQTLRANILLNQPDVSDEQLQSAIDRAYVNEFLPLLPQGLETELGDSAARLSLGQAQRVAVARALLSPCSLLLLDEPTASLDAHSEKRVMSALSEASKAQTSLLVTHQLEDTRDYDEIWVMEKGLIAERGTFAQLVAQNGLFASLLSQRNKEL, from the coding sequence ATGAATAAAACACGACAACAAGAACTTATCCGCTGGTTAAAACAACAAAGCTCACGCGCCAAAGGCTGGATCCGTCTGTCTATGATGCTGGGCTTACTTTCTGGTTTGCTGATCCTGGCTCAGGCCTGGCTGATGGCCGGATTACTGCATAACCTGATCATTGAGCACACCTCCCGTGATGCCCTGCTGCAAAGCTTCCTGTTAATGGCGCTGACGTTTGTTCTGCGCGCGCTCATCACCTGGCTGCGTGAACAGGTGGGCTTTATTTGCGGACGCGTTATCCGTCAGGAAATGCGTAAGCTGGTGCTGGATCGTCTGGAAAAACTGGGGCCTGCGTGGATCCGGGGAAAACCGGCGGGCAGCTGGGCCAGCATTATTCTTGAACAAATCGAAGATATGCAGGATTACTATTCCCGCTATCTGCCGCAGATCGCCCTTGCGGGTATCATCCCGCTGCTTATTCTGGTCAGCGTTTTCCCGATTAACTGGGCTGCCGGGCTGATTCTGCTGGTCACCGCGCCGCTGATCCCCTTGTTTATGGCGCTGGTCGGGATGGGGGCAGCTGATGCCAACCGCCGTAACTTTGTGGCGCTGGCACGTCTTAGCGGGAACTTTCTCGACAGCCTGCGCGGCCTCGATACGCTGCGTCTCTTTCATCGCGGCACGGCGGAAACCGAGCAAATCAAACGTTCGACTGAGAACTTTCGTGCCCGCACGATGGACGTCCTGCGCCTGGCCTTTTTATCCTCCGCTGTGCTGGAATTCTTCGCGTCTATTTCCATCGCAGTTGTCGCGGTTTACTTCGGTTTCTCCTATCTCGGTGAGCTCAATTTCGGCAGCTACGGTACCCCTGTTACCCTGTTCGCCGGCTTCCTGGTGCTGATACTCGCCCCTGAATTTTTCCAGCCTCTGCGTGATCTGGGCGCGTTTTATCACGCCAAAGCGCAGGCGGTGGGGGCTGCCGAAAGTCTCGTCACGTTCCTGAGTGCGGAAAGTGCCGACATGGGTGACGGTGAGCAACACTGGCCTGCCGGACAACCGGTGGCACTCGAAGCCCGCGACGTCATTATTCAGTCGCCGCAGGGCAAAACGCTGGCCGGTCCGTTAACGTTTACTATTCAGAGCGGGCAACGTATCGCCATTGTCGGTCTGAGTGGCGCGGGGAAAAGCTCGCTGCTCAATGTCCTGCTGGGTTTCCTGCCTTATCAGGGTTCGGTAACCGCTGGCGGCATTGAATTGAAATCACTGCGCAATGACGAATGGCGTAAACAGCTGAGCTGGGTGGGCCAGAATCCGCATCTGCCCGAGCAAACCCTGCGCGCCAATATTCTGCTCAATCAGCCGGATGTCAGTGACGAACAGCTTCAGTCCGCCATTGATCGTGCTTATGTGAATGAATTCCTGCCGCTGTTACCGCAGGGGCTGGAAACCGAACTGGGCGACAGCGCTGCACGGTTATCCCTCGGCCAGGCGCAACGCGTCGCCGTTGCCCGCGCCCTGCTCTCTCCCTGCAGTTTGTTGCTGCTCGACGAACCGACCGCCAGCCTCGATGCGCACAGCGAGAAACGTGTGATGAGCGCGCTGAGCGAAGCCTCAAAAGCACAGACTTCCCTGCTGGTGACACATCAGCTGGAGGATACGCGTGACTACGACGAAATCTGGGTGATGGAGAAAGGCCTGATCGCTGAGCGCGGCACCTTCGCGCAACTGGTGGCTCAGAACGGTTTATTCGCCAGTCTGCTTTCCCAGCGGAATAAGGAGCTGTAA